One genomic region from Pseudorca crassidens isolate mPseCra1 chromosome 11, mPseCra1.hap1, whole genome shotgun sequence encodes:
- the GOLT1B gene encoding vesicle transport protein GOT1B — MISLTDTQKIGMGLTGFGVFFLFFGMILFFDKALLAIGNVLFVAGLAFVIGLERTFRFFFQKHKMKATGFFLGGVFVVLIGWPLIGMIFEIYGFFLLFRGFFPVVVGFIRRVPVLGSLLNLPGIRSFVDKVGESNNMV, encoded by the exons AAATTGGAATGGGATTAACAGGATTTGGAGTGTTTTTCCTGTTCTTTGGAATGATTCTCTTTTTTGACAAAGCACTACTGGCTATTGGAAAT GTTTTGTTTGTGGCTGGCTTGGCTTTTGTAATTGGTTTAGAAAGAACATTCAGATTCTTCttccaaaaacataaaatgaaagcTACAGGATTTTTCCTGGGTGGTGTATTTGTAGTCCTGATTGGTTGGCCTTTGATAGGCATGATTTTCGAAATTTATGGATTCTTTCTCTTGTTCAG GGGCTTCTTTCCTGTGGTTGTTGGATTTATTAGAAGAGTGCCAGTCCTTGGATCACTCTTGAATTTACCTGGAATTAGATCA TTTGTAGATAAAGTCGGAGAAAGCAACAATATGGTATAA
- the SPX gene encoding spexin, whose product MKGFTSLVVTTLTLFLVFSFMGNSNSAPQRLFERRNWTPQAMLYLKGAQGRRFISDQSRRKDLADRPPPERRSPNPQLLTLPEAAAVLLASLQKLQEAGEENFDQTRFLEDSLLNW is encoded by the exons ATGAAG GGATTCACAAGTCTGGTGGTAACAACCTTGACTCTTTTCCTGGTGTTTTCTTTCATGGGAAATTCGAACAGTGCTCCGCAG AGACTCTTTGAGAGAAGGAATTGGACTCCACAAGCTATGCTCTACCTGAAGGGTGCAC AGGGGCGCCGCTTCATCTCCGACCAGAGCCGGAGGAAGGACCTCGCCGACCGGCCGCCGCCCG aAAGACGAAGCCCAAATCCCCAACTACTAACTCTTCCAGAGGCAGCAGCTGTGCTATTGGCTTCCTTGCAGAAACTGCAAGAAG CTGGAGAAGAAAACTTTGATCAAACCAGATTCCTAGAAGATAGTCTGCTAAACTGGTGA